One Clavelina lepadiformis chromosome 1, kaClaLepa1.1, whole genome shotgun sequence genomic region harbors:
- the LOC143446296 gene encoding protein FAM200C-like isoform X1, with amino-acid sequence MPVYRPLEATTKAVGIFKVFTTTFNNNSMKREKLVGVCTNGALTMLGYKSGFIARIKKKSPNAVGFHCVIHGVVLASWTLSAAKLMMKDKLAIIIDCLLSC; translated from the coding sequence ATGCCCGTTTACAGACCCCTAGAAGCGACTACTAAAGCAGTAGGCATATTCAAAGTTTTTACCAcaacttttaacaataatagtaTGAAACGGGAGAAACTTGTGGGTGTCTGCACTAACGGTGCCCTGACAATGCTTGGTTATAAAAGTGGATTTATTGCCAGGATAAAGAAGAAAAGTCCCAATGCCGTTGGATTTCACTGCGTGATCCACGGAGTGGTTTTGGCCTCCTGGACTCTATCTGCCGCAAAATTAATGATGAAGGATAAGCTTGCAATAATCATAGATTGTTTGCTGAGTTGTTAA
- the LOC143446278 gene encoding uncharacterized protein LOC143446278 isoform X2 yields the protein MLKLHTDTNCNPRWGENNEGMPPLAVDKNNNVKCTCVDTENIIMCKICGHLIKGRIMTTGCPIHPRVFHLMDCSHCPQCRSTCLKYCFPTDEAKLSQI from the exons ATGTTGAAGTTGCACACG GATACCAACTGCAATCCAAGATGGGGAGAAAATAATGAAGGAATGCCCCCTTTAGCTGTAGACAAGAATAACAACGTGAAATGCACCTGTGTGGACACAGAGAACATAATTATGTGCAAGATTTGTGGCCACCTGATCAAAG GCAGAATTATGACAACTGGCTGCCCTATTCATCCTCGTGTCTTCCATCTCATGGACTGCAGCCATTGTCCTCAGTGTAGATCAACTTGCCTTAAATATTGCTTTCCAACAGATGAAGCAAAACTTTCGCAGATCTAA
- the LOC143450887 gene encoding actin-related protein 6-like, which produces MFAENTIILDNGASALKISQANTDIRILPNAIFRSKTERRRNFISNQIDSCKDYSSLFYVLPFQKGYLLNWDVQRQIWDHVFGKEVLNLRCPETNIVITEPQFNFTSIQEAMNEIFFEEYEFKSILRTNSTTLSCHQYANENQDEDCCLVVDTGYSFTHIVPYYKKSKIVDAICRIDVGGKSLTNHLKEVISYRQLQVMDENYVINQVKEDACYVSMDFYRDMEMCKLKGKENKVLRDYVLPDYAQIKRGYVKPLDEISSNSKKTKSQEQMIRLTVERFTVPEIIFNPSDVGIPQMGLAEAILHSISKCPKEHQPHMLRNIILTGGNCMFPNFKERLERDVRCLAPDEFQVFITQPKNPTTYPCEGGVTWSKTQEIQEHWLTIEEYQEGGQAACARQFNDI; this is translated from the exons ATGTTTGCTGAAAACACTATCATACTAGATAATGGGGCAAGTGCTCTAAAAATTAGTCAAGCTAATACAGATATAAG AATTTTGCCAAATGCAATCTTCAGATCAAAAACCGAACgaagaagaaattttatatCCAACCAAATAGATTCTTGCAAGGACTattcaagtttattttatgttttgccgTTTCAAAAAGGTTATTTATTAAACTGGGATGTGCAGAGACAAATTTGGGACCATGTTTTTGGAAAAGAGGTTTTAAAT CTGAGATGCCCAGAGACCAACATAGTCATAACAGAACCTCAATTTAATTTCACATCCATTCAAGAAGCAATGAATGAAATCTTTTTTGAAGAATATGAGTTCAAAAGCATTTTACGAACAAATTCAACGACACTATCTTGTCACcaa TATGCCAATGAAAACCAAGATGAAGATTGCTGTCTTGTGGTTGATACTGGTTATTCATTTACACATATTGTACCTTATTacaagaaatcaaaaatagtTGACGCCATTTGCAG AATTGACGTTGGAGGAAAATCATTAACAAATCACTTAAAGGAAGTTATATCCTACAGGCAATTACAAGTTATGGATGAGAATTATGTCATTAACCAG GTTAAAGAGGATGCTTGTTATGTGAGTATGGATTTCTACCGAGATATGGAAATGTGCAAGCTTAAAGGAAAGGAAAATAAAGTTCTACGAGATTATGTTTTGCCAGATTATGCACAAATCAAAAGAGGATATGTGAAA CCCTTGGATGAAATAAGTTctaatagcaagaaaacaaaaagccAGGAACAAATGATTAGGTTAACAGTTGAGAGATTCACTGTGcctgaaatcattttcaatcCATCTGATGTCGGTATACCTCAAATGGGACTTGCAGAAGCAATATTGCACTCCATTTCAAAATGCCCTAAAG AACATCAGCCTCACATGCTACGTAATATTATACTAACTGGAGGAAATTGCATGTTCCCCAATTTTAAGGAGAGGTTAGAAAGAGATGTCCGCTGTCTAGCTCCAGATGAATTCCAAGTTTTTATTACACAGCCAAAAAA CCCGACTACCTACCCTTGTGAAGGCGGTGTAACTTGGTCAAAAACGCAGGAGATCCAAGAACATTGGTTAACAATAGAAGAATACCAAGAAGGTGGTCAAGCTGCATGTGCTCGTCAGTTCAACGACATATAA
- the LOC143446296 gene encoding uncharacterized protein LOC143446296 isoform X2 produces the protein MFALSDPFQLKRIKKKSPNAVGFHCVIHGVVLASWTLSAAKLMMKDKLAIIIDCLLSC, from the exons ATGTTCGCTTTGTCTGATCCTTTTCAATTAAAGAG GATAAAGAAGAAAAGTCCCAATGCCGTTGGATTTCACTGCGTGATCCACGGAGTGGTTTTGGCCTCCTGGACTCTATCTGCCGCAAAATTAATGATGAAGGATAAGCTTGCAATAATCATAGATTGTTTGCTGAGTTGTTAA
- the LOC143450893 gene encoding uncharacterized protein LOC143450893, with protein MSVITEELEEVQKFLCSNVDGIDIISCHKHLVTIKILKTKHRELTACIQFPNNYPDAILLVEIKSKVMSPSLMSHINQICDQELKKFVGQKQVFQLTKFLRRFLDENPLLPCRDELTYVKKELIEDGDSLKMKQKQGVITAEIKQNKYNFKFTVSVPDKYPVERITIQIDHHTFPACMTYYFISQAREFARQAVEPPLRKDKKKSEFSPSPHIKKVMEFLIKGCAKRYPLETCPLCDDLTLPEDPKEIINNAKDAKYAERIYCGHLYHHGCLDKYMKTPPFQEGKKCPKCSHRIYHDKWNINPKLAEDRWAHQEARQRELDEVMDFLS; from the exons ATGAGTGTGATAACTGAAGAGCTTGAAGAAGTGCAAAAGTTCCTTTGTTCCAATGTAGACGGAATTGATATCATATCATGTCATAAACATCTGGTCACTATAAAAATTCT aaaaacaaaacatcgaGAACTCACAGCATGCATACAGTTTCCAAACAATTATCCTGATGCTATCCTTCTTGTGGAGATAAAAAGCAAAGTTATGTCACCAAGTTTAATGAGCCACATTAACCAAATCTGTGATCAggaattgaaaaaatttgtcGGCCAGAAACAG GTTTTCCaattaacaaagtttttgaGAAGATTTCTTGATGAAAATCCGCTTCTTCCTTGCAGGGATGAGCTTACATATGTGAAGAAAGAACTCATAGAG GATGGTGACAGCTTAaagatgaaacaaaaacaaggaGTTATCACAGCCGaaataaagcaaaacaaatataatttcaAA TTTACAGTTTCAGTTCCGGATAAATATCCTGTTGAAAGAATAACAATCCAAATAGACCACCACACGTTTCCAGCTTGTATGACCTATTATTTTATCTCACAAGCAAGAGAGTTTGCAAGACAAGCTGTCGAGCCTCCTTTGCGAAAAgacaaaaa AAAATCAGAGTTTTCACCAAGTCCTCACATCAAGAAAGtgatggaatttttaattaaaggaTGTGCAAAGCGCTATCCTCTGGAAACCTGTCCGCTTTGTGATGATTTAACACTCCCTGAAGATCCCAAG GAGATCATAAATAATGCCAAGGATGCAAAGTATGCTGAGCGAATATACTGTGGGCATCTGTATCATCATGGATGTTTGGACAAATATATGAAAACTCCACCGTTTCAAG AAGGGAAAAAATGCCCGAAATGTTCTCATCGCATTTATCATGACAAGTGGAATATAAACCCTAAACTAGCTGAAGACCGATGGGCTCATCAAGAAGCTAGACAGAGGGAATTAGATGAAGTTATGGACTTCCTGTCATGA
- the LOC143446278 gene encoding uncharacterized protein LOC143446278 isoform X1 — protein sequence MSASAAAKFSPKVRCASNDCTLPKLVTVSSKDTNCNPRWGENNEGMPPLAVDKNNNVKCTCVDTENIIMCKICGHLIKGRIMTTGCPIHPRVFHLMDCSHCPQCRSTCLKYCFPTDEAKLSQI from the exons ATGTCAGCCTCGGCTGCTGCTAAATTTTCGCCGAAAGTTAGGTGTGCAAGTAATGACTGTACGTTACCAAAATTGGTGACAGTTTCTTCCAAG GATACCAACTGCAATCCAAGATGGGGAGAAAATAATGAAGGAATGCCCCCTTTAGCTGTAGACAAGAATAACAACGTGAAATGCACCTGTGTGGACACAGAGAACATAATTATGTGCAAGATTTGTGGCCACCTGATCAAAG GCAGAATTATGACAACTGGCTGCCCTATTCATCCTCGTGTCTTCCATCTCATGGACTGCAGCCATTGTCCTCAGTGTAGATCAACTTGCCTTAAATATTGCTTTCCAACAGATGAAGCAAAACTTTCGCAGATCTAA
- the LOC143446266 gene encoding integrator complex subunit 5-like, producing the protein MHASNTKVLIDEKAKSKQINATSKLGAQQMVHWFVASSYASSSFTEERVKNSVALLHRVPSARNAVLHRFTMLYEEAIRASLDQMEFPTTAIGLSSEMTSSLELVTTTLFDLLNENGEAWASILCSWSVESLGQISSCYKQRQVIPPPTNLSRLLSFWLNLVPMRMLLDVYRTSLNILIQCNVASCLDSLLSASSNHSPYFDWVVADIGNAFPNAVIERVLNTGFSKFCKLRWTSISITPSSSITMNESEQSILTSVIRILEHLATFHQTQICEKMLEMFKTPPADKSTGQIKIVFFLMRVFSASIQLLHATTNLFVNEINATTLNQLHKQFKRLSKGPEEMESLCSLVVHLVCQSSTGSYSLVNLMIAAASHDSQKIGGLEKSVKDIFSNILPSILKDLQHLALSKQSEDKETNNVFFELSNNYPNLCKDIITTSSDERKKWLHSVLLSVCLNHHASHVLSHLLIESTTAAHLEIFLKLFNDVKPFVPELTEKIVIRSFTAIKQMPGEKSLRLLINLYHLTSQTGSGLVSDNFVTRMTHCLCIVLDELVSMLGHLSSSQQIAFNAVQLLYIILSSVSSYKIKLDMRLMPLTQTLVFYFYKLLHTGHVNNDQAMQCCQRTLVQLSQTPELFAVVCRFVLEASVSQENSILFGRRVESNFSENESHSSQDLCTDHHVSLLSMHRKLSAQTISRRCSSVAGFVPISIETGMVGSGPKQKKKCPISKVAQTSNNESLSLLLYRCCCKTTSGTDISHFSIPDVAQAFDAVKLSVLSTSLLSAIMASSPYLATAITLDGEPEWPSNQVKKFTIERDLKVFHFMDEHPFAWQLLSLVAHNYRSLWNLSPILRSCISVLIFHFEASRYNEPPSETSLHYQVALQVIQIARKGQLIPPPLCFVNELFHIVTEYEINVLMVVVWNFIKDYPPPLEGENNEVPVTRNFEAEGINLQPYLATIHTILHANIDKLGHMFSRFTMQS; encoded by the exons ATGCATGCCAGTAATACCAAGGTTTTGATTGATGAAAAAGCCAAGTCTAAACAGATCAATGCTACTTCTAAG CTCGGTGCTCAACAAATGGTACATTGGTTTGTTGCTTCCTCATACGCTTCCAGTAGCTTTACTGAAGAACGTGTGAAAAATTCGGTGGCATTGCTTCATCGTGTACCTTCTGCACGAAATGCAGTTCTTCATCGATTCACCATGCTATATGAAGAAGCAATTAGAGCAAGTTTAGACCAAATGGAATTTCCAACCACAG CGATTGGCCTCAGCTCAGAAATGACAAGTAGCCTAGAGCTAGTCACAACGACTTTGTTTGACTTACTGAATGAGAATGGAGAAGCTTGGGCATCAATACTATGCTCGTGGTCTGTGGAATCTTTAG GTCAAATAAGCAGCTGCTACAAGCAGAGGCAAGTAATACCCCCTCCAACCAATTTATCCAGACTTCTTTCTTTTTGGTTGAATCTTGTTCCGATGAGGATGCTGCTGGATGTGTATCGGACTTCCCTAAACATTCT GATACAATGTAATGTAGCATCCTGTTTAGACTCCTTACTTTCAGCTTCTTCAAACCATTCCCCGTATTTTGATTGGGTGGTTGCTGATATTGGAAATGCATTTCCTAATGCAGTCATAGAGAGGGTTCTAAACACTGGATTTAGCAAGTTTTGTAAATTAAGATGGA CCTCCATAAGTATAACACCGTCATCTTCAATTACTATGAATGAAAGTGAGCAATCCATATTAACGTCTGTTATTCGAATACTGGAACATCTAGCCACTTTTCACCAGACACAGATTTGTGAAAAAATGCTGGAAATGTTCAAA ACACCTCCTGCAGACAAAAGCACTGGACAAATCAAAATCGTATTTTTTCTAATGAGGGTATTTTCAGCTTCAATTCAACTTCTTCATGCCACTACTAACTTGTTTGTTAATGAAA TTAATGCAACAACATTGAACCAACTGCACAAACAATTTAAGCGCTTATCAAAGGGTCCAGAAGAGATGGAATC GTTGTGCAGTCTGGTTGTGCATCTTGTATGTCAGTCTAGTACAGGGTCTTACAGCTTAGTAAATTTGATGATTGCTGCAGCAAGTCATGATTCACAGAAAATTGGAGGACTTGAAAAATCTGTCAaagacattttttcaaatattttg CCTTCCATTTTAAAGGACTTACAACATCTAGCCTTAAGCAAGCAGTCTGAAGATAAAGAAACCAATAACGTTTTTTTTGAGCTGAGTAACAACTATCCTAACCTATGCAAAGACATAATCACAACATCATCAGACGAAAG aaaaaaatggcTGCATTCTGTATTGCTTTCTGTCTGCCTTAACCATCATGCCAGTCATGTTTTGAGTCACTTACTCATAGAATCAACCACTGCGGCTCATCttgaaatctttttaaaactttttaatgacGTTAAACCGTTTGTTCCTG AGCTAACGGAGAAAATAGTCATACGGTCCTTCACTGCAATAAAGCAAATGCCTGGAGAAAAGTCTCTCAGATTGCTCATCAACCTTTACCATTTAACTTCTCAAACTGGCAGTGGGCTGGTATCAGACAATTTTGTAACAAG AATGACGCATTGCTTGTGCATTGTTTTGGATGAATTGGTTTCAATGCTTGGTCACCTTTCCTCATCTCAGCAAATAGCATTCAATGCGGTTCAACTCTTGTATATAATTTTGTCTTCAGTTTcaagttacaaaataaaactagACATGCGTCTAATGCCTTTGACACAGAcattagtattttatttttacaagcTACTCCACACAG GCCATGTTAACAATGATCAGGCAATGCAGTGTTGTCAACGAACTTTAGTACAACTTTCACAAACACCGGAACTATTTGCAGTAGTTTGCCGCTTTGTGTTAGAAGCTTCAGTTAGCCAG GAAAATAGCATCCTTTTCGGAAGAAGAGTGGAATCCAATTTTAGTGAAAATGAGTCGCACTCATCCCAAGATCTGTGCACCGATCATCATGTGTCCTTGCTTTCAATGCATCGAAAACTTTCTGCTCAAACCATATCCCGCAGATGCAGTTCTGTGGCAGGGTTTGTTCCTATTTCAATTGAAACAGGAATGGTTGGTTCTGGTCCCAAACAGAAGAAAAAATGTCCCATATCTAAG GTTGCTCAGACGAGCAATAATGAAAGTCTGTCTTTGCTCCTGTATCGGTGTTGTTGTAAAACAACCAGTGGCACAGATATAAGCCATTTTTCGATTCCTGATGTGGCACAGGCTTTTGACGCGGTAAAGTTATCTGTATTATCAACCAGTTTACTTTCAGCAATTATGGCATCTTCCCCATACTTGGCGACAGCCATCACATTAGATGGAGAACCAGAATGGCCGTCAAATCAAGTAAAGAAATTCACCATTGAAAG GGATTTAAAAGTCTTCCACTTCATGGATGAACACCCATTTGCATGGCAATTACTTTCCTTAGTTGCACACAACTATCGCTCTTTGTGGAATTTGTCACCAATTCTTCGATCTTGTATTTCCGTGTTGATATTTCATTTTGAGGCAAGCCGCTACAATGAACCTCCTAGTGAGACATCTCTACATTATCAAGTTGCTTTACAAGTCATTCAAATTGCAAGAAAG GGTCAACTCATTCCGCCGCCTCTCTGCTTTGTCAACGAGCTGTTTCATATCGTAACAGAGTATGAAATAAATGTTCTGATGGTTGTTGTGTGGAATTTTATAAag GATTACCCACCACCGTTAGAAGGAGAAAATAATGAGGTACCGGTAACGAGAAATTTTGAAGCAGAAGGTATCAATTTACAACCCTACCTGGCAACTATACACACTATTTTGCATGCAAATATTGATAAGCTTGGTCATATGTTTTCAAGGTTTACAATGCAAAGTTAA
- the LOC143446278 gene encoding uncharacterized protein LOC143446278 isoform X3, translated as MKDTNCNPRWGENNEGMPPLAVDKNNNVKCTCVDTENIIMCKICGHLIKGRIMTTGCPIHPRVFHLMDCSHCPQCRSTCLKYCFPTDEAKLSQI; from the exons ATGAAA GATACCAACTGCAATCCAAGATGGGGAGAAAATAATGAAGGAATGCCCCCTTTAGCTGTAGACAAGAATAACAACGTGAAATGCACCTGTGTGGACACAGAGAACATAATTATGTGCAAGATTTGTGGCCACCTGATCAAAG GCAGAATTATGACAACTGGCTGCCCTATTCATCCTCGTGTCTTCCATCTCATGGACTGCAGCCATTGTCCTCAGTGTAGATCAACTTGCCTTAAATATTGCTTTCCAACAGATGAAGCAAAACTTTCGCAGATCTAA